Proteins from one Deinococcus sp. AB2017081 genomic window:
- a CDS encoding M15 family metallopeptidase translates to MTPFDFAAAIKSRPGGGTRADLVGFYGDPAAGCTQTGKGQFTPSAAFAAQIVSLPTANLPGFPPFGTQPVAAIRLHREVAPVFAATWAELDRRGLTRHLHTYSGSTVYRHMLWNYANPVSLHAYGAAIDFDAGTNGYGLPPARMQMHLDVVRCFEECGWHWGGRWNPTDGMHFQWTDPLPGVPVMPWQDAMAQPAPEPGPPGLTVQLRDLRGELVPAPRTRQWVYNNTLVTIDGLAVTLERRP, encoded by the coding sequence GTGACCCCATTTGATTTCGCGGCAGCAATCAAGTCTCGGCCGGGTGGCGGAACGCGGGCCGACCTGGTTGGGTTCTACGGCGACCCAGCAGCTGGGTGCACCCAGACGGGCAAGGGGCAGTTCACGCCATCGGCCGCGTTCGCCGCCCAGATCGTCAGCCTCCCGACAGCGAATCTGCCGGGCTTCCCGCCGTTTGGCACGCAGCCGGTCGCCGCCATCCGCCTGCACCGCGAGGTCGCCCCCGTGTTCGCGGCCACGTGGGCCGAGCTCGACCGGCGGGGCCTGACCCGGCACCTGCACACCTACAGCGGCAGCACGGTCTACCGGCACATGCTGTGGAACTACGCCAATCCCGTGAGCCTGCACGCGTACGGTGCTGCCATTGACTTCGACGCGGGCACGAACGGGTACGGTCTGCCCCCGGCCCGGATGCAGATGCATCTCGACGTGGTGCGCTGCTTCGAGGAGTGTGGGTGGCACTGGGGCGGGCGCTGGAACCCCACCGACGGCATGCACTTCCAGTGGACGGATCCGCTGCCGGGCGTGCCGGTCATGCCGTGGCAGGACGCGATGGCGCAGCCCGCTCCGGAGCCAGGGCCGCCCGGCCTCACCGTGCAGCTGCGCGACCTGCGCGGCGAGCTGGTGCCCGCCCCCCGCACCCGCCAGTGGGTCTACAACAACACCCTCGTGACCATCGACGGCCTGGCCGTCACCCTGGAGCGCCGCCCATGA
- a CDS encoding Ig-like domain-containing protein, which translates to MGVSSRTLAQRAAALRDRIALGAVTLTPAVTLSATPDSVTSSGSVVLTAQASNVQAVEFYREDVRVATFTAPPYTYSEPLNATANGIRTYRAVGLSVQATVEASATVTVAIPAVTLRVSTARITQPGTVTLTADVASGVTVASVAFARNGTPLGMDSAAPFTFSESLTYLDNGTRSYTATVTDTAGRSAASASVLVTVAIADTAAPTLSLDVSPDPVTAAGNVTLNAAAADDRGVAKVAFYVDGTLISTDTTAPYSATKAVTAADNGDRTFKAIATDTSGNTSQATRIVPVRIVTPGILYAEPADPWTAYDWNDSVGASSTDAATLVITTALLDQYGRIATDPADGIAKWLLDFRDLPANIRNPRNMTTGKRAIYIKAGNRWVWCVHGQAMGVGGGGTSRGIVGCAGGSKFTFSDFSFHGPHTHMATGQYAGAVRPEGAKHSELRQVNLRRTQGFRAQKAQLGDNNTQGFVMRMAHGWNTNGQIRDTSTNTGWKLGSTVDVDRQVANLWQLASSTVRRYQVEYCISEQEPGDSYIEDTGNSYDVQLYGATDYVRVIWRVEARGAYPMNLGSDYSGGGFIYDGSTCKWLSTEECYALETSNYGFAHAGGGHTRFRDVVAYNRGVAIGGVRPDGTPDTMHYDRDYGSSADTSGRITDGLRGGWGAPTDSDPNRRKDGPDNGTSARGTVFSRIERFNGGVGAIPQSALDGAMAEIQGKRDAAGVVVGRRNPAA; encoded by the coding sequence ATGGGCGTTTCCTCCCGCACCCTCGCGCAGCGCGCCGCCGCCCTGCGGGATCGCATCGCGCTCGGGGCCGTCACCCTGACGCCGGCCGTCACCCTCAGCGCCACACCAGACAGTGTCACCTCCAGCGGCAGTGTCGTCCTCACCGCCCAGGCCTCGAACGTCCAGGCCGTCGAGTTCTACCGCGAGGACGTCCGCGTGGCGACCTTCACCGCGCCGCCCTACACCTACAGTGAGCCCCTGAACGCGACCGCCAACGGCATCCGCACCTACCGTGCCGTCGGCCTGAGCGTTCAGGCCACCGTGGAGGCCAGCGCCACGGTCACGGTCGCCATCCCCGCCGTGACGCTGCGGGTCAGCACCGCCCGCATCACGCAACCCGGCACCGTCACCCTCACGGCCGACGTCGCTTCTGGCGTCACGGTCGCCTCGGTGGCCTTCGCCCGGAACGGCACCCCCCTCGGCATGGACAGCGCCGCCCCGTTCACGTTCAGCGAGTCCCTCACGTATCTGGACAACGGGACGCGCTCCTACACCGCCACCGTGACCGACACGGCGGGCCGCAGCGCCGCCAGCGCCTCGGTGCTCGTCACTGTCGCGATCGCCGATACCGCAGCCCCCACCCTGAGCCTGGACGTCTCGCCGGATCCGGTCACGGCCGCCGGCAACGTGACCCTGAACGCCGCCGCCGCCGACGACCGGGGGGTGGCGAAGGTCGCCTTCTACGTAGACGGCACGCTGATCAGCACCGACACCACCGCGCCGTACAGCGCCACCAAGGCCGTCACGGCCGCCGACAACGGTGACCGGACGTTCAAGGCGATCGCCACCGACACCTCCGGCAACACCTCGCAGGCCACCCGGATCGTCCCGGTGCGGATCGTCACGCCAGGGATTCTGTACGCGGAACCGGCCGATCCCTGGACGGCCTACGACTGGAACGACAGCGTGGGCGCGAGCAGTACCGACGCCGCCACGCTGGTGATCACCACGGCGCTGCTCGACCAGTACGGCCGGATCGCCACCGATCCGGCCGACGGCATCGCCAAATGGTTGTTGGATTTCCGCGACCTGCCCGCGAACATCCGGAACCCGCGCAACATGACCACCGGCAAGCGGGCCATCTACATCAAGGCGGGGAACCGCTGGGTATGGTGCGTGCACGGCCAGGCCATGGGCGTCGGCGGCGGCGGCACCTCGCGCGGCATCGTGGGCTGCGCGGGTGGCAGCAAGTTCACCTTCAGCGACTTCAGCTTCCACGGCCCGCACACCCACATGGCGACCGGCCAGTACGCGGGGGCGGTGCGCCCCGAGGGGGCCAAGCACTCGGAGCTGCGGCAGGTAAACCTGCGGCGCACCCAGGGCTTCCGGGCCCAGAAGGCCCAGCTCGGGGACAATAACACCCAGGGCTTCGTGATGCGGATGGCGCACGGCTGGAACACCAACGGGCAGATCCGGGACACCAGCACGAACACCGGCTGGAAGCTCGGCAGCACCGTGGACGTCGACCGGCAGGTGGCCAACCTGTGGCAGCTCGCGAGCTCGACCGTGCGCCGGTACCAGGTCGAGTACTGCATCAGCGAGCAGGAGCCGGGCGACTCCTACATCGAGGACACCGGGAACAGTTACGACGTGCAGCTGTACGGCGCGACCGATTACGTGCGGGTGATCTGGCGCGTGGAGGCCAGAGGGGCCTACCCGATGAACCTCGGCAGCGACTACAGCGGGGGCGGGTTCATCTACGACGGCAGCACCTGCAAGTGGCTCAGCACCGAGGAGTGCTACGCCCTGGAGACCAGCAACTACGGGTTTGCGCATGCTGGCGGCGGGCACACCCGCTTCCGGGACGTGGTGGCCTACAACCGGGGTGTGGCGATCGGGGGCGTGCGGCCGGACGGCACCCCCGACACCATGCACTATGACCGCGACTACGGCAGCAGCGCGGACACGTCTGGGCGCATCACGGACGGTCTGCGCGGCGGGTGGGGGGCGCCGACCGACAGCGACCCCAACCGCCGCAAGGATGGCCCGGATAACGGCACGAGCGCGCGTGGGACGGTGTTCAGCCGCATCGAGCGGTTCAATGGGGGAGTGGGCGCCATTCCCCAGTCGGCCCTCGACGGCGCCATGGCCGAGATCCAGGGCAAGCGCGACGCGGCGGGTGTCGTGGTCGGCCGGCGCAACCCGGCGGCGTGA
- a CDS encoding O-antigen ligase family protein, which yields MTALRTFLAALPSIPGLGVLGAVLGWVGLRALPLGVQVGLGGYVLLTVIAAATAPRPEWALIAAELHAALVLGLIGLGTRWQDEHGRALGWGLLALLGIAVAYTLATGAGRLTHPVFAATSIGLGGALAVAVAAFGGVGRVWAPVLAVSGLGAVLWSGSRGAAFALLLGLALGAAVRGRRWLLIVPVLGVVGLLLAATLGGGTVLSRLSTTQVGGRDILWSNARTVIEAHPVGGVGRWLLGSELQPLDPCRWWGELEQRGVRCQDVAGTFKPQVMSHNAALQTLGETGAIGTFAEYLLLGALAWAAWRTRRPLLIAGVAMPLGMGLADTPLLLPGPFAGVLLYVFGGAALVSAPPWTRADTGRAALLGGALLGLTLLPPLALWRTVDTRPVTVAVTSVGEDRSKRYQDIRFTLTAPPGPYQLDALACVTTCTHLRTITVQAGQPSLMQVLPPVYPVEIRLRLLAPGGVQARVLGRWAWSGQHVPPRTLGP from the coding sequence GTGACCGCGCTGCGTACCTTCCTGGCGGCCCTTCCCTCCATTCCCGGCCTCGGCGTCCTCGGGGCCGTGCTCGGCTGGGTGGGCCTGCGGGCACTGCCGCTGGGTGTGCAGGTGGGGCTGGGCGGGTACGTGCTGCTCACCGTGATCGCGGCAGCCACCGCCCCCCGCCCGGAGTGGGCGCTGATCGCGGCCGAGCTGCACGCCGCGCTGGTGCTGGGCCTGATCGGGCTGGGCACGCGGTGGCAGGATGAACACGGGCGGGCACTGGGTTGGGGGCTGCTGGCGCTGCTCGGGATCGCCGTGGCCTACACCCTCGCCACCGGAGCGGGCCGCCTGACCCATCCGGTGTTTGCGGCTACGTCTATCGGCCTCGGTGGAGCGCTGGCCGTCGCCGTGGCGGCGTTCGGTGGCGTGGGGCGGGTGTGGGCTCCGGTGCTGGCCGTGTCGGGTCTCGGTGCCGTGCTCTGGAGCGGCAGCCGGGGGGCCGCGTTCGCCCTGCTCCTGGGGCTGGCCCTCGGGGCGGCGGTGCGGGGGCGGCGCTGGCTGCTGATCGTGCCTGTCCTCGGCGTGGTGGGCCTCCTGCTGGCGGCCACCCTCGGGGGCGGTACGGTGCTCTCCCGCCTGAGCACGACGCAGGTGGGCGGGCGGGACATCCTCTGGAGCAACGCCCGGACGGTCATCGAGGCGCATCCCGTGGGCGGCGTGGGGCGGTGGCTGCTGGGCAGCGAGTTGCAGCCGCTTGACCCGTGCCGATGGTGGGGCGAACTGGAGCAGCGGGGCGTGCGCTGCCAGGACGTGGCGGGGACGTTTAAGCCCCAGGTCATGAGCCACAACGCCGCGCTGCAAACGCTCGGGGAGACAGGGGCAATCGGGACATTCGCTGAATACCTCCTGCTGGGGGCGCTGGCGTGGGCGGCGTGGCGCACCCGGCGGCCCCTGCTGATCGCGGGGGTCGCCATGCCGCTGGGAATGGGGCTGGCCGACACGCCGCTCCTGTTGCCGGGGCCGTTTGCCGGTGTCCTGCTCTACGTGTTCGGAGGCGCGGCGCTGGTGAGTGCGCCACCGTGGACACGGGCCGATACCGGGCGGGCCGCATTGCTCGGCGGGGCGCTGCTGGGCCTGACCCTCCTGCCGCCCCTCGCGCTGTGGCGCACGGTGGACACGCGGCCCGTGACGGTGGCCGTGACCTCGGTGGGCGAAGACCGGTCAAAGCGCTATCAGGACATTCGGTTCACCCTGACCGCCCCGCCCGGTCCATACCAGCTCGACGCCCTGGCCTGCGTGACCACCTGCACGCATCTGCGAACCATCACCGTCCAGGCCGGGCAGCCGTCGCTGATGCAGGTGTTGCCGCCCGTCTACCCCGTCGAGATCCGTCTGCGCCTGCTGGCCCCCGGTGGCGTGCAGGCCCGCGTGCTGGGGCGGTGGGCGTGGTCAGGGCAGCATGTCCCGCCCCGTACACTGGGGCCATGA
- a CDS encoding O-antigen ligase family protein, which translates to MTPRTVGILALVLFLLHDHLRGLFPFLPNLQLPLAGLAALCAVIVGWRLTRSALVMLGVAGLAGVAVLTAPEVTYMTPYSDSKQTLVLLTLAFTLILPPLLIQARDHLRQYLNALGLVCVLIVAGTLPALPSIVSESGRLAIGEDGNPIWLARAAGIAALWVGVSVLTGRLRRPWLWALAPILGIIVLTGSRGPLASLLIVLALLLPLLVRRVTLPGLAVMLASAGAGLAVFFNPMVLDGVLARFAREDRYGVTSGRDTLWAITTGWIQDVPGGIGLGGLAASLMPYARYPHNIVLETFAELGWVAGTGLVIALGLALYRLARAARSRQFEEVMLLGVFLFALGNALVSGDLTGPKELYIAAALSVMVPGLYRRAHHVFPDHGRRDLPDADVFPERAVSVQ; encoded by the coding sequence ATGACCCCGCGCACGGTCGGCATCCTCGCACTAGTGCTGTTTCTGCTGCACGATCACCTCCGGGGGTTGTTCCCGTTCCTGCCGAACCTGCAACTGCCGCTGGCCGGGCTTGCGGCCCTGTGCGCCGTCATCGTCGGGTGGCGACTGACCCGCAGCGCCCTGGTCATGCTGGGCGTGGCGGGACTGGCGGGGGTCGCCGTGCTGACCGCGCCCGAAGTCACCTACATGACGCCGTACAGCGACAGCAAACAGACCTTGGTGCTGCTCACGCTGGCGTTTACCTTGATCCTGCCGCCCCTACTGATCCAGGCCCGCGACCACCTGCGCCAGTACCTGAACGCCCTGGGTCTTGTGTGCGTGCTGATCGTGGCCGGGACGCTGCCCGCGCTGCCCAGCATTGTCAGTGAGAGTGGCCGCCTCGCCATCGGGGAAGACGGCAACCCCATCTGGCTCGCCCGTGCCGCTGGCATTGCCGCCCTGTGGGTCGGGGTCAGCGTGCTGACGGGGCGCCTGCGCCGCCCGTGGCTGTGGGCGCTGGCCCCCATCCTCGGGATCATCGTCCTGACCGGCTCACGCGGCCCGCTCGCCTCCCTGCTGATCGTGCTGGCCCTGCTGCTGCCCCTGCTGGTGCGGCGCGTCACCCTGCCCGGCCTGGCCGTGATGCTCGCCAGTGCCGGGGCGGGGCTGGCCGTGTTTTTCAATCCGATGGTGCTTGATGGGGTGCTGGCCCGCTTCGCCCGTGAGGATCGCTACGGGGTCACCTCCGGGCGCGACACCCTGTGGGCCATCACGACCGGCTGGATCCAGGACGTGCCGGGCGGCATCGGCCTGGGGGGACTGGCCGCGTCCCTGATGCCCTACGCCCGGTATCCGCACAACATCGTGCTGGAGACGTTCGCGGAGCTGGGGTGGGTGGCCGGCACGGGGCTGGTGATCGCGCTGGGCCTCGCCCTGTACCGGCTCGCCCGTGCCGCCCGCTCTCGCCAGTTCGAGGAGGTGATGTTGCTGGGCGTGTTCCTGTTCGCCCTCGGCAACGCGCTGGTGAGCGGCGATCTGACTGGCCCGAAAGAGCTGTACATCGCGGCGGCGCTGAGCGTGATGGTGCCGGGGTTATACCGTCGTGCCCATCATGTCTTCCCAGACCACGGACGGCGTGACCTGCCGGACGCAGATGTATTTCCCGAGCGTGCTGTCTCGGTACAGTAG
- a CDS encoding right-handed parallel beta-helix repeat-containing protein encodes MKLLTVTSGPTWPGNAPLPDVGTGVGTVIFRPVSRVASGTGTTIGESIARLVVTAQGTIELRGTDYVPFQLWGGVPADGAVEAPVYEVEEYLHLYVGTPQERAAVQYFRIQPYETVGDGIPEGTWDYRTVPENAVRYVAGPEIRQAFEEIRGGRVILADAEAARLALLDGATGLAALTALVEPALTEMEQATADALGVTGINPAYVSATTADPPAAPNGTRGARRTVAGGLQRLIRTAGAWVPEGTPLLGEGSVAFPYIPNFNIREEVTVDGAGGLQTLTMFTAEGMGLKADDLTDNTAKLQRVYDSREYVVYTGRGGGDYSVDGTVTASGLNGQVYVWQGRARLKQQATRTPLLKLSGTDVQLVNPRMAGLGAGEWNGLSSNLGRLLWITGGSNFNVLGGLLTGAGYAGLFVELVSDLLVDGLRVIGPGDITPGGNYNFGIKLHSNWDEDGRPNATIRHCHVSRTAQGYFTGPGWDFSRLLRNVAEYILGQHGFYLNPGHNMEVDHNRTFQTALNGIKVQSSFANRGSSKRNLRLTNNLAVDAGSWGFVVSQGDTVGDLAPDGNPVPESLFLNPTVANNTASTCVGGLVVEDSRGLTYVENRALDSLGIGHSFRNTTGRGWGNENVNSKTSAIQMLEPVSGGTLELVRWKVAGACLDLSGLSASSDQRSMISIQNTGQTVKLCGDFDIGAGTPDYALYETSPGTLKLSDLTLPGLKVDGTPLLTRMTGTLAEFHNVAGVRWYGIPVYPASGVTGSGYSVVTVPGAVPPTGYYYSGQRFRPSVQLTTGPLETVVSSPGYVGTAWAASTAFTAGTIMTVSTRAYRATMGGTTGTVAPTHTTGSATDGGVTWEYVGSAATTITVPVDALSRAGGIVTGTVQITAGTALLFSDSWAVTTIRDSPVAGENSIFHRNSDTTRDNKDHHIIGPNASANRLKSVKFRSYQLLHDAPDGIWNVAVIRTGTTAQRPTANLYIGLLYRDSTLGKYICVRQVTPSVVWEDMMGTTV; translated from the coding sequence GTGAAACTGCTCACCGTCACTTCCGGCCCGACGTGGCCCGGCAACGCCCCCCTGCCCGATGTGGGCACCGGGGTGGGCACCGTCATCTTCCGGCCGGTTTCTCGGGTCGCGAGCGGCACCGGCACGACCATCGGGGAGTCGATCGCGCGGCTCGTCGTGACGGCCCAGGGCACCATCGAGCTGCGCGGCACCGACTACGTGCCCTTCCAGCTGTGGGGCGGTGTGCCGGCCGACGGCGCGGTCGAGGCCCCCGTCTACGAGGTCGAGGAGTACCTGCACCTGTACGTGGGAACGCCGCAGGAGCGGGCCGCGGTGCAGTACTTCCGCATCCAGCCGTATGAAACGGTGGGGGACGGGATTCCTGAGGGCACGTGGGACTACCGGACGGTGCCCGAGAACGCGGTGCGGTACGTGGCGGGGCCGGAGATCCGTCAGGCCTTCGAGGAGATCCGGGGCGGGCGGGTCATCCTGGCCGATGCGGAGGCGGCGCGGCTGGCCCTGCTGGATGGAGCGACCGGTCTGGCGGCGCTCACGGCACTGGTGGAGCCCGCACTCACCGAGATGGAGCAGGCCACGGCAGACGCCCTGGGTGTCACCGGCATCAACCCGGCCTACGTCAGCGCCACCACGGCCGATCCGCCGGCCGCACCCAATGGCACGCGGGGGGCGCGGCGCACCGTGGCCGGCGGGCTCCAGCGCCTGATCCGCACGGCTGGCGCGTGGGTGCCGGAGGGCACGCCGCTGCTGGGTGAAGGCAGCGTCGCGTTCCCGTACATTCCCAATTTCAATATTCGCGAGGAGGTCACGGTCGACGGGGCGGGCGGCCTCCAGACGCTCACGATGTTCACCGCCGAGGGCATGGGCCTGAAGGCGGACGACCTGACCGATAACACGGCCAAGCTCCAGCGGGTGTATGACAGCCGGGAGTACGTCGTGTACACGGGCCGGGGCGGCGGCGATTACAGCGTGGACGGCACCGTGACTGCCTCCGGTCTGAACGGGCAGGTGTACGTCTGGCAGGGCCGCGCCCGCCTGAAACAACAGGCCACCCGCACGCCCCTCCTCAAGCTCAGCGGCACCGACGTGCAACTCGTCAACCCCAGGATGGCCGGCCTCGGAGCGGGCGAGTGGAACGGCTTGAGCAGCAACCTGGGCCGCCTGCTGTGGATCACGGGTGGGAGCAATTTCAACGTGCTTGGCGGCCTGCTCACTGGCGCTGGCTACGCGGGCCTGTTCGTAGAGCTCGTGAGCGACCTGCTCGTGGACGGCCTGCGCGTCATCGGGCCCGGCGACATCACACCCGGGGGCAACTACAACTTCGGGATCAAGCTCCACTCCAACTGGGACGAGGATGGCCGCCCGAACGCCACGATCCGCCACTGCCACGTGTCTCGCACCGCCCAGGGCTACTTCACGGGGCCAGGGTGGGACTTCTCCCGGCTGCTGCGCAATGTGGCTGAGTATATTCTGGGCCAGCACGGGTTCTACCTGAACCCCGGGCACAACATGGAGGTGGATCACAACCGCACCTTCCAGACCGCGCTCAACGGGATCAAGGTGCAGTCCTCGTTCGCCAACCGGGGCAGCAGCAAGCGTAACCTGCGCCTGACGAACAACCTCGCGGTGGACGCGGGCAGCTGGGGCTTCGTGGTGAGCCAGGGGGATACCGTGGGCGACCTCGCCCCAGACGGGAACCCGGTGCCCGAGAGCCTGTTCCTGAACCCGACCGTGGCGAACAACACGGCTAGCACGTGTGTGGGCGGGCTGGTGGTGGAGGACTCCCGGGGCCTGACGTATGTGGAGAACCGTGCCCTGGACTCCCTGGGCATCGGGCACTCCTTCCGGAACACCACCGGACGCGGCTGGGGGAACGAAAACGTCAACAGCAAGACCAGCGCGATCCAGATGCTGGAGCCGGTGTCCGGCGGCACCCTGGAGTTGGTGAGGTGGAAGGTCGCGGGTGCGTGTCTCGACCTCAGCGGCCTGAGTGCCAGCAGCGACCAGCGCAGCATGATCTCGATCCAGAACACGGGGCAGACCGTGAAACTCTGTGGCGACTTCGACATCGGGGCCGGTACCCCGGACTATGCGCTGTACGAGACCTCGCCGGGCACGCTCAAGCTGAGTGACCTGACGCTTCCTGGCCTGAAGGTCGATGGGACACCCCTGCTGACGCGCATGACCGGCACGCTCGCGGAGTTCCACAATGTGGCCGGCGTGCGGTGGTACGGCATCCCGGTCTACCCGGCCAGCGGGGTGACGGGGAGCGGCTACAGCGTCGTGACTGTACCTGGCGCGGTGCCGCCCACCGGGTACTACTACAGTGGGCAGCGCTTCCGTCCGAGTGTGCAGCTCACGACGGGGCCGCTCGAGACGGTGGTCTCCAGCCCGGGCTACGTGGGCACCGCGTGGGCGGCCTCGACCGCGTTCACGGCTGGGACGATCATGACGGTGTCCACCCGCGCGTACCGGGCCACCATGGGCGGCACGACGGGCACGGTGGCCCCGACCCACACCACCGGCAGTGCGACCGACGGGGGCGTGACCTGGGAGTATGTCGGGTCGGCCGCGACCACCATCACGGTGCCGGTGGACGCCCTGAGCCGGGCAGGGGGGATCGTGACGGGCACCGTGCAGATCACGGCGGGAACCGCGCTGCTGTTCAGTGACAGCTGGGCGGTGACGACGATTCGGGATTCGCCGGTGGCGGGGGAGAACTCGATCTTCCACCGGAACTCGGACACCACGCGGGACAACAAGGATCATCACATCATCGGGCCGAATGCGTCGGCAAACCGGCTCAAGAGTGTCAAGTTCCGGAGCTACCAACTGCTGCATGACGCGCCGGACGGGATCTGGAACGTTGCTGTCATTCGAACGGGCACGACGGCCCAGCGCCCCACAGCCAACCTCTATATCGGTCTACTGTACCGAGACAGCACGCTCGGGAAATACATCTGCGTCCGGCAGGTCACGCCGTCCGTGGTCTGGGAAGACATGATGGGCACGACGGTATAA